DNA sequence from the Edaphobacter lichenicola genome:
GACATGCGCTGCATGGGATGCTGGCGGATAGTGAGTACCCGAGCTTGTCGGGGACCTCGGTGGCGCGGGACTTTGTGGAGTTTCCGTCGCAGTTCAATGAGCATTGGGCGACGTATCCGGCGGTGTTTGCGCACTATGCGAAGCACTATAAGACGGGCGCGGCGATGCCGGAGGAGTTGGCGGGGAAGATCAAGCGGGCCGTGGATTTCAATCAGGGGTATCTGCTGACGGAGCTGGTGGCTGCGGCGGAGCTGGATATGCAGTGGCACTCGCTGCCGGTGGGCGAGGGGTTGCAGGATCCGGATGAGTTTGAGAGGGATGCGCTCGAGAAGAAGGGGTTCACGCTGGGCTATGTGCCGCCGCGTTACCGGTCGAGCTACTTTTCGCACATCTGGGGCGGGGGATATGCGGCGGGGTACTACGCGTATCTGTGGAGCGAGATGCTGGATGATGATGCGTTCCAGTGGTTCCAGGATCATGGTGGGTTGACGCGGGCGAATGGGGACCGGTTCCGGAAGATGGTGCTGTCGCGGGGGAATACGGAGGATCTGGCGAAGATGTATGAGGCGTGGCTGGGGAGCGCGCCGAAGGTGGAGCCGATGCTGAAGTATCGCGGGCTGGAGAAGCCGGCGGCGAAGTAGTTGCGGCTTTGGTGAAGTGCGCCCTGCGCGGGCGGCGGTCACTTCGTGACGGGTATACCCCTTCGGTTGGCGCTCCCGTTGGTCGCGAGGAGATATTCTTTCGCAAGCCATCGGTGAGGGCGGCGACGATTTTTCTTCGCAATTTTGACAACTTCAGATATGCTCATTTCCATTCCAAGTTCACATAGCAAACTGAATTTCACCTGTCGCGAAGTTTAAGTTCACAGTTGCCTGGGCGTCGTTACCACGGGTCCGCCGTGCTGCATCGCTGCATTCGTGTCTTCCGGATTGGCTACTTTCAGACAAAAGAAAACTGTTTCGGTTCAAGCTGCACTACTTCAGGAGCCAGAGATTATGACTAAGCGGTTGCGTCTTTCCTTCCTCGTCCTTGTTTGCCAGATGATGTGTGTGCTTCTGGTTTGTCCTGTGTTTGGGCAGCAGACGCTTGGCGGCCTGACGGGGGTGGTGACCGATTCTCAGGGTGGGATCTTGCAGGGCACGGTGGTGACTGCGGTGGGCGATCAGACGGGTTTGACCCGGACCCAGACGGCGGGGAGCAATGGGTTTTATGACTTTGCGAATCTGCCGATTGGGACTTATACGCTTTCGTTTACGAAGGAAGGTTTTCAGACGCAGAAGATGAGCGCGGTTCCGGTGCAGAGCGACCGGACGGGAACGGTGAATGCGAGTTTGAGTGTGGGCGCGGTGAATACGGTGGTGAGCGTGGACGCGGTGCCGCTGCTGAACGCGGTGGATACGACGAACGGGTACATTCTGGATAGAGCGCAGATCGAATCGATACCGCAGCCGACGGGGAGTTTTACGGGGTTGGCGATTCTGTCGCCGGGTGTGAACGCGGAGCTGCCGGGTGGGACGGGAGCTCAGTCTGGACTGGGGAATCTGCCGATCTGGGCGAATGGCCAGCGGGACACGAGCAACAGCTTCTCGATCAACGGCGTGGACGCGAGCAGCCTGTTCAACGGGAAGAGTACGAGCCAGGTCGGCTCGCAGCGCGTGATCAACAGTACAGGCGCTTCGACCACGCAGGGCGGTGCGGGGGTGATTCAGACGGTCGCCTCGGTTTATCTTTCGATTGGCAATGCGATTCCGACGCCGGCTCCGGAGACGATCCAGGAGGTTCGGGTGAACGCGTCGATGTATGACGCCCAGCAGGGTTCTACTTCTGGTGCGCACATCGATGTGAGTACTGCTTCGGGCACCAACTCGTATCACGGCACGGCGTACGGGCGTCGTGGAACGAACTGGATCAACGCGGCGCCGTTTTTTTTGAAGAATAATCCGCTGCTCGCGAATGATCCGAAGGATGAGAATCCTGAACTGCATCGCTATATTGCAGGGGGCACCTTTGGTGGTCCGATTATCAAGAACAAACTGTTTGGCTTTGTGTCGTATCAGCACCTGCAGGTGTCGGATCAGGAGATCGGCGACAACTTCATCAATGTGCCGGTTGGCCTATCGGATAACAATCGCGATGCTGCGGGTTTCGCGAACATGGTGAACGGTTCATTTGGTACGGGTCTTACCGCTGCCAATATTGATAAGACAGCGTTGGCTTTGTTCAACTCGCCTTCGCTTCCTGGTGAGCCGGGCAAGTGGCTTGTGCCGAATGACACGGGATCTTCGACCATGTCTGCCTCTCACCCCTACAACGCTTTCCTTCCGGGAACTGGCCGCTTCAAGGCCGATATGGCGGTGGCCAATCTTGACTACAACATCTCAAGCAAAGACACGCTTTCGCTGAAGTATTTCTATCAGCATGATCCGACGCTGGCTCCCTATGCCTACTCCAGTGTTCCGGGATTTACCGAACACCTAGACTCAGGCGCGCAGGTCTTTTCGATCATCAACACTTATCTGGTGAAGTCGAATCTGAGTACGACGGAGAGCTTAGGGTTTCTTCGCGAGAAGACCTGGGTGGATAACGAGCAGCCCTTCGGTCCGAGTGCGATTCCCGGAGGCTCGCAGGGTACGGTTTCGATCAATGAGTTTGGGTCGAATTACTTTCCCGGCGTGTCGATTGTGAATGTGCTGGGCAGCGCTCAAGGCCAGTACGGTCTGGTTAGCAACGGCATCCTCAACATTGGCCCGAATGCGGAGGGGCAGGCACCTAACACGGGCGCGTTCCAGAATCGCTGGCAGCCGTCGGGGAATGCTATCTGGACGTTGGGCAAGCACACGGTGAGCTTTGGAACCAGCTATAGCTACACGCAGCTGAACACGATCGACAAGCGCACGGGAACGGGTACTGTCGCGACAGACGATCTGAGCGCCTATGCCCAAGGCTATGTGACACCTGGCAGCGCTTCGACGGCGTTTTATGTCAGTTCGTTTCTACAGGGTGATGCGAGCCGTTACTACCGGGCAAAGCAGGTGGGAAGTTATGTGCAGGACAAATTTCAATTTACTCCCACGCTTTCGATTACCGCCGGGCTGCGCTACGACTGGAACGGCGGCCTGACGGAGAAGAACGGACGCATCTTCAATTTCGACCCCACGCTCTATAGCTACAATCAGGCGTCGGATACGATCGTCAATCCAGGCTTCATTATTGCGAGCAATAACAAGAACGGGACCAGCGGCGTGAGTCCGACGACACTGACGGGCCGGCAGTGGGGAGTTGGTCCGCGGCTGGGCGCGGCGTGGCAGCCGGAGAGGTTCGGGGGGAAGGTGGTGGTGCGTTCGGGGTTCGGGATGTACTACGACCGCGGCGAACTGTTCAGCTACTTCTCCCCTGGCTATGCGATTGGAACCGTCACGGGCGGGCCTTTCGGGGTGAATCAGCAGCTTCCGTTCGTGACGGCTCAGAGCTGCCCAGTTCAAAGCTTCTACAGTGGCTTTATTCCCACCTGCGGTGGGGCAGATGGCGGCGCTCCGACCGCAGCCAGCGGCAACCTTGCTAATCCTTATACAAATATCCAGAATGCGCCTCCAACGAATCCCAAGTCTTCCGACCTGAGCAACTACCTTCCGAATATCGCGAGCATCAGCAATGGCGGGCAGCCGATTTCGCTGGGCGTCTACGATCGCGCGAACAAGCTGCCTTACACGTTCAACTACACGCTTGATATTCAGTGGCAGCCGCGCAATGACCTTGCGGTCACGCTGGGCTACGTTGGTAATCTTGGCCGGCATCAGGTGATTCCGGTTCCCTTCAATCAGCCAGGAATCGCGTCACCTTCCGCGGCGATTCACGGGGAACACTACTCATATGGGTACAACGTTGAGGGAGCGAATTTGCCCGACGGGAGTGGTTATGATTTCGACTACGAAGGCGGCAACATCGATCATCGCGTTCCTTATATCGGCTATGCAGCAGAGTCGATCGACTACAAGGCTGCCGGAGTAGATGCCTATAACGCATTAACGGCGCATATCGAAAAGCGTATGAGCCATGGCTTGCAAGTTGCAGCATCCTATACGTACTCTCACGCGCTCGACGAGCAGAGCGGTCTGGGACTTTTCTACAACGGCAACAACCCACTGAATCTGCGCGATGGGTACGCTTCGGCGGACTTTGATCGCACGCACGTCATCAACTTCAACTACGTCTACAGGCTGCCCGACTTCGTTCACAGCCACAATATTGAGAGCTATTTCACGAATGGGTGGTCTCTGGTGGGGCTTACGATTCTGCAAAGCGGTCAACCTTATAGCGTCATCGACTTTAGCGGAGCTGTGGGTAGCATCTACTACAGCACGAGCAATGGCATCACCAACCCCATCGTTCCGTTGGCTCCTGGCTGTAATGCGAAGAACGCGAAGACCGGCCACTCGGGGGCCTTCAATCCGAATGGCGACCCAAATCTGAATGCGCTCAAGGCATCGTGCTTTACGCTTCCTCTTCTGCAGGCAGGCGGACTAAACGGCGCAGTTCCAACGTCTGATCCTTACGAGACCGGCTTTACGACGGGCCAGCGTAATATCTTCCGTCAGGCTTTCCAGAAGCGCGCGGATGCCTCGCTGATGAAGGTGACGAAGTTCTCGGAGCGATACAGTCTCACTTATACATTTGATGTTTACAACCTAACGAATACGAGCAGCTTCGATGTACCAGGGAATGAAGTATCGCAGAACGTGAACTTTAACCCGCTTCCGGTTGCCGGGACACCGGTTCTACCTACTTCCTGCGATGCCACCAACGCAGGCTTCTACAACTGCCCGAGTGGGCTTGGTACGGTGACGCACACGATTGGGAGCCCGCGACAGATACAGATGGCGCTGCGGTTTTTGTTCTAACTTTTAATTGTGTTTGGGAAGAGCTGTCCTGCCGGACGGGCCCGCTGCGCGCGGGGCGGTCACTTCGTGACGCGTATACCTTGTTTGGTGAAAGTTGCTGTTGAGGGCCCTCCCGTTGGTCGGGATTAGCGGGGCTGCGCTACTGCCTTTCAGGGATTCAGTTGGGGCTGGGTGGTCTCTTTGAGGGTGGTGCCGGTTAGCTGCAGGCGATGGGCTTCGGCGCAGTAGAAGGCTATGCGGGCGGCGGCGGTGGCGTAGTCGAGGCCGGCGGTGCGGATATTGGAGATGCAGTTGCGGTCGGCGTCGGTGCGGCCGGGGGCGGGGTTCCAGGTGATGTAGGCGCCGAGGGAGTCGGGGGAGCTGAGGCCGGGGCGCTCGCCGATGAGGATGAGAGAGAGACGGGCTTGGAGGAGGGAGCCTATTTGGTCGGCGATGGCTACACGGGCCTGCGTGGCGATGCAGACGGGGCCGAGGGTTTGGTTTTGCGGAAGGGCGGGGAGGAGCGCGGCGAGGAGAGGGATGGCGTGGTGCTCGACTGCGGTGGCGGAGAGACCGTCGGCGAGGACGATGACCAAGTCGCAGGGGGAGGGGTGGAGGAGAGCGGCGGAGGCTGGGGCGAGGGTGCGGCCGAGGTCGGGGCGGTGGAGGTAGGAGACGCGGTCGGGGGCGGCGCTGGCGAGGGTGAGGATTGGGGCGGTCAGGGACGGGAGTTCGGTGCGCAGGCGGTTGGCGAGGTGTTCGGGGGCGAGTGCGGCGTGGACGGCGTCGCGGGCCTGGGCGTGTGCTAGCTGGAAGTCGAGGATGTCTGTGGTGGTGAGGCTGACGCCGGTGCGGTGGAGGGCGACTCGGGCGGGCGTGTAGTTGCGTAGGGACAGGGCCGGGGTGGTGGCTGGGATTTCGAGATCCTCCAGCTTCGTTTCGGGGTTGGTTGTTTCGTCGTTGGTGGATTCGTTGGTCATAGTTGGTGTGCGTTTCCAGGGATCTGTTGCGAGGGTCTGAGGATCGATGATAGACCGTGCGCTGAGTGACGGGAGTTGTTCGGGGTGTTGGTTCGGGTAGGATGTTGGTCTGACTCGATCGCTGCGAAACAAAGCTTGTTGGAGAGATGCGGTTGATTTCTACTTGAAGGACCGATGGTGAGATGGCGGCAGGAAGTCTTCAGGGATTTTGATTTAGACAGGGCCTCCTTATGTTGCGGTTTATTGGAAGTCTAATCCGGCCTTATCGCGGCACGCTGGTGGGGATCTTTCTGGCGATGCTGGTGGAAACGGTGATGAGCCTTGCGACGCCGTGGCCGTTGAAGATCATTCTGGATAATGTGGTGGGCGACCACAGGATGGCTCCGTGGCTGCACCGGTTGATCGGGCCATTGCTCGAGAGCGGATCGCGGCTGCATGTGGCGGCGCTGGCGGCGTTGGCGTTTGTGGTGATCTCGCTGCTGGGTGCGGTGGCTTCTTACATCGACAACTACTACACGGAGAGCGTGGGGCAGTGGGTGGCGCATGATCTGCGGATGAAGATGTACGAGCATCTGCAGCGGCTTTCGCTGGGGTACTACAACACGCATGCGACGGGAACGATTCTGAGCACGATTACGGCGGATATTCAGACGATCGAAGGGTTTGCTTCGTCTTCGACCTTGAATATTCTCGTGGATCTGCTGACGATTGTCTGCATGCTGGGGTTGATGTTCTGGCTGAACTGGGACTTCACTCTGATTGCTGTCGGGGTTACGCCGTTTCTTCTGCTGTTTGTTTCGCGGTTCAAGAAGGCGGTGAAGAAGGCGACGCGTGAGGTTCGGAAGGAGCAGAGCGAGATTGTTGCGGTGGTGCAGCAGGGGCTTGAGTCGATCCAGGCGGTGAAGGCGTTTGGGCAGGAGGAGACCGAGCAGGCGCAGCTGCAGCTGGTGAGCGAGGCTACGGTGAGTGCGGCGTTGAAAGCGCGGAGTGTGAAAGCGTTATTGTCGCCGGTGGTGACGATTACGGTGGCGCTGTGTACGGCGGTGGTGCTGTGGCGCGGGGCGGGGCTGATTCTGGCGAAGACGATGACGGTGGGAGAGCTGACGGTGTATCTGGCTTACCTGGCGAAGTTCTTCAAGCCGGTGAAGGATCTGGCGACGACGACGAATGCGGTGGCGCAGGCTGCCGTGGGGACCGAGCGTATTCGAGAGATTCTGGAGACGGATACGATTATTCCGGAGAAGGAGGATGGGCTTGCGCCGGAGA
Encoded proteins:
- the eutC gene encoding ethanolamine ammonia-lyase subunit EutC; this encodes MTNESTNDETTNPETKLEDLEIPATTPALSLRNYTPARVALHRTGVSLTTTDILDFQLAHAQARDAVHAALAPEHLANRLRTELPSLTAPILTLASAAPDRVSYLHRPDLGRTLAPASAALLHPSPCDLVIVLADGLSATAVEHHAIPLLAALLPALPQNQTLGPVCIATQARVAIADQIGSLLQARLSLILIGERPGLSSPDSLGAYITWNPAPGRTDADRNCISNIRTAGLDYATAAARIAFYCAEAHRLQLTGTTLKETTQPQLNP
- a CDS encoding carboxypeptidase-like regulatory domain-containing protein; this translates as MTKRLRLSFLVLVCQMMCVLLVCPVFGQQTLGGLTGVVTDSQGGILQGTVVTAVGDQTGLTRTQTAGSNGFYDFANLPIGTYTLSFTKEGFQTQKMSAVPVQSDRTGTVNASLSVGAVNTVVSVDAVPLLNAVDTTNGYILDRAQIESIPQPTGSFTGLAILSPGVNAELPGGTGAQSGLGNLPIWANGQRDTSNSFSINGVDASSLFNGKSTSQVGSQRVINSTGASTTQGGAGVIQTVASVYLSIGNAIPTPAPETIQEVRVNASMYDAQQGSTSGAHIDVSTASGTNSYHGTAYGRRGTNWINAAPFFLKNNPLLANDPKDENPELHRYIAGGTFGGPIIKNKLFGFVSYQHLQVSDQEIGDNFINVPVGLSDNNRDAAGFANMVNGSFGTGLTAANIDKTALALFNSPSLPGEPGKWLVPNDTGSSTMSASHPYNAFLPGTGRFKADMAVANLDYNISSKDTLSLKYFYQHDPTLAPYAYSSVPGFTEHLDSGAQVFSIINTYLVKSNLSTTESLGFLREKTWVDNEQPFGPSAIPGGSQGTVSINEFGSNYFPGVSIVNVLGSAQGQYGLVSNGILNIGPNAEGQAPNTGAFQNRWQPSGNAIWTLGKHTVSFGTSYSYTQLNTIDKRTGTGTVATDDLSAYAQGYVTPGSASTAFYVSSFLQGDASRYYRAKQVGSYVQDKFQFTPTLSITAGLRYDWNGGLTEKNGRIFNFDPTLYSYNQASDTIVNPGFIIASNNKNGTSGVSPTTLTGRQWGVGPRLGAAWQPERFGGKVVVRSGFGMYYDRGELFSYFSPGYAIGTVTGGPFGVNQQLPFVTAQSCPVQSFYSGFIPTCGGADGGAPTAASGNLANPYTNIQNAPPTNPKSSDLSNYLPNIASISNGGQPISLGVYDRANKLPYTFNYTLDIQWQPRNDLAVTLGYVGNLGRHQVIPVPFNQPGIASPSAAIHGEHYSYGYNVEGANLPDGSGYDFDYEGGNIDHRVPYIGYAAESIDYKAAGVDAYNALTAHIEKRMSHGLQVAASYTYSHALDEQSGLGLFYNGNNPLNLRDGYASADFDRTHVINFNYVYRLPDFVHSHNIESYFTNGWSLVGLTILQSGQPYSVIDFSGAVGSIYYSTSNGITNPIVPLAPGCNAKNAKTGHSGAFNPNGDPNLNALKASCFTLPLLQAGGLNGAVPTSDPYETGFTTGQRNIFRQAFQKRADASLMKVTKFSERYSLTYTFDVYNLTNTSSFDVPGNEVSQNVNFNPLPVAGTPVLPTSCDATNAGFYNCPSGLGTVTHTIGSPRQIQMALRFLF
- a CDS encoding ABC transporter ATP-binding protein, whose translation is MLRFIGSLIRPYRGTLVGIFLAMLVETVMSLATPWPLKIILDNVVGDHRMAPWLHRLIGPLLESGSRLHVAALAALAFVVISLLGAVASYIDNYYTESVGQWVAHDLRMKMYEHLQRLSLGYYNTHATGTILSTITADIQTIEGFASSSTLNILVDLLTIVCMLGLMFWLNWDFTLIAVGVTPFLLLFVSRFKKAVKKATREVRKEQSEIVAVVQQGLESIQAVKAFGQEETEQAQLQLVSEATVSAALKARSVKALLSPVVTITVALCTAVVLWRGAGLILAKTMTVGELTVYLAYLAKFFKPVKDLATTTNAVAQAAVGTERIREILETDTIIPEKEDGLAPETVAGAIELEHVAFGYDPETPILTDVSFKIGAGQFVGIVGPTGSGKSTVVSLIPRFYDVQSGTVKIDGEDVRGYKLKSLREKIGYVLQDTVLFRGTILENIAFGRPSATKEEVVAAAKLANADEFISKMPLGYETMVGERGSTLSGGQRQRIGIARVMVRNSPILLLDEPTAALDSESEKLVIDALEKLMEGRTVIAIAHRLSTIRDANQIIVIDGGVVAENGTHEELMASNGIYAALHRTQFDGGLDKVMA